One window of the Niallia circulans genome contains the following:
- a CDS encoding ABC transporter permease — protein MKIARKSEKKKIVRKIRKNWDLYLLIIPIIAYFIIFKYIPMYGLQIAFKDFIAVDGIFNSPWVGLEHFERFFQSFYFERLLSNTLLIGLYELAVGFPIPIILALMINEVKNKYFKSFIQTITYAPHFLSVVVVVGILYLFLSPQTGIINQLIVILGGEPIYFMAEPAWFKTIFVFSGVWQNMGWSSIIYLAALSAIDPQLQEAAKIDGASRLQRIWHINLPSIKPTIIIMLILQCGSILGVGFEKVFLMQNSLNMSASDVISTHIYRTGILGADYSYSTAIGLFESFVNLIILLLVNYTARKVNKVSLW, from the coding sequence ATGAAGATAGCAAGGAAAAGCGAGAAAAAGAAAATAGTAAGGAAAATAAGAAAAAATTGGGATCTTTATTTATTGATAATTCCGATTATTGCATACTTTATTATTTTTAAATACATCCCAATGTATGGTTTGCAAATTGCGTTTAAGGATTTTATTGCAGTCGATGGTATTTTCAATAGTCCATGGGTTGGATTGGAACACTTTGAGCGTTTTTTTCAGAGTTTTTATTTTGAACGATTACTCTCGAACACGCTATTAATTGGTTTATATGAATTAGCGGTAGGATTTCCAATTCCGATTATTCTTGCCCTCATGATTAATGAAGTAAAGAATAAGTACTTTAAATCTTTTATCCAGACAATTACATACGCGCCCCATTTTTTGTCTGTCGTGGTAGTAGTAGGAATTCTTTATTTATTCTTATCTCCACAAACAGGCATTATCAACCAGCTAATCGTCATTTTAGGTGGAGAGCCAATTTACTTTATGGCAGAACCTGCATGGTTTAAAACAATCTTTGTATTTTCTGGAGTTTGGCAGAATATGGGGTGGAGTTCGATCATTTATTTGGCAGCTCTGTCAGCGATTGATCCACAATTACAAGAGGCAGCCAAAATAGATGGCGCAAGCAGATTGCAGCGGATATGGCATATCAATCTTCCGAGCATCAAGCCAACTATCATCATTATGTTGATTTTACAATGCGGTAGCATTCTTGGTGTAGGATTTGAAAAGGTCTTTTTAATGCAGAACTCTTTAAATATGAGTGCATCAGACGTAATCTCGACCCATATTTATCGGACAGGTATATTGGGAGCTGATTATAGCTACTCTACGGCAATTGGTTTATTTGAATCCTTTGTTAATTTGATTATTTTATTACTGGTGAATTATACGGCTCGGAAGGTAAACAAGGTCAGCTTATGGTAA
- a CDS encoding acyltransferase family protein yields MSHNNTKHFSKYHRSRRYMSGLDGLRAISVLAVIAYHLNIKYFQGGLLGVGIFFVISGYLITDQIITEWQRQDSFNLLHFWKRRVKRLIPAVIWMLFCVSIWLLIFDFERLQSLKGAFFSSIFYVNNWWLIFHKVSYFENFGPPSPIGHLWSLSIEEQFYLIWPVILMVGLKKGKDRSKLTIWVLFAAILSALWMAWVYVPGTDPSRVYYGTDTRAFGLLIGVSLAFVWPSQKLSYQVSKQARYLLDFAGGTCLLLIILMIVNWNKYDIFLYRGGFVLLSVVTTILIAALAHPASSIGKWLSWKPLRWIGVRSYSLYLWHFPVIILSSTSNIEHTSIFHITVQVALSFILAAISYKYIEEPFRRGTFKKMERSSLLHKSILRRIYLGTILLIVFFLIIFKGYLTFFEKKPLAAEVIMGQIQENGDANKKTEKIDEGNKQAGKRITVIGDSVILDAAPYLKEMIPGIVIDGKVGRQMVQAQHVIDNLQLEGKLGETVVIELGTNGSFHSNQLRNVLESLQDKKRVFIVNTRVPRDWQDIVNRNITEIANEFANTTLIDWYSASEGKEDYFYEDGVHLSATGAKIYASIIANRIKEQ; encoded by the coding sequence ATGAGTCATAACAACACGAAACATTTTTCGAAATATCATAGAAGTAGACGATATATGTCAGGTTTAGATGGTCTAAGAGCGATATCTGTCCTTGCGGTTATTGCATATCATCTAAATATCAAATATTTCCAAGGCGGTCTGCTAGGAGTTGGAATATTTTTTGTGATTTCGGGCTATCTCATTACAGATCAGATTATAACAGAGTGGCAGAGACAAGATAGCTTTAACTTGTTGCATTTTTGGAAACGAAGAGTAAAAAGGCTTATTCCAGCGGTGATTTGGATGCTTTTTTGTGTAAGTATATGGCTTTTAATTTTTGATTTTGAAAGGCTGCAATCACTGAAGGGGGCTTTCTTTTCTTCTATCTTTTATGTGAATAATTGGTGGTTAATTTTTCATAAGGTCTCTTATTTTGAGAATTTTGGTCCGCCTTCTCCAATTGGCCATCTATGGTCCCTTTCTATTGAAGAGCAATTTTACTTGATATGGCCAGTTATTTTGATGGTTGGATTAAAAAAAGGGAAAGACAGATCAAAGCTGACTATTTGGGTTTTATTCGCCGCTATATTATCAGCACTGTGGATGGCTTGGGTTTATGTACCTGGTACTGATCCTAGTAGGGTTTATTATGGGACAGATACGAGAGCTTTCGGTCTACTCATAGGAGTGAGTTTAGCCTTTGTTTGGCCAAGTCAAAAGTTGAGTTATCAAGTGTCAAAACAAGCTCGGTATTTATTAGACTTTGCAGGTGGTACTTGTTTGTTATTAATCATTTTAATGATCGTTAACTGGAATAAATATGATATTTTCTTATATCGAGGAGGATTTGTACTCCTAAGTGTGGTGACGACCATTTTAATTGCAGCATTGGCACATCCAGCAAGTTCCATCGGGAAGTGGCTGTCGTGGAAGCCGCTACGCTGGATTGGGGTTCGGTCATATAGTCTATATTTATGGCACTTTCCAGTCATTATTTTATCCAGTACATCAAATATAGAGCATACGAGTATTTTCCATATAACGGTTCAGGTAGCTCTTAGCTTTATTTTAGCTGCTATATCGTATAAATATATCGAAGAGCCTTTTAGACGAGGGACGTTTAAGAAAATGGAGCGTAGTAGTTTATTACACAAATCTATTCTTCGTCGGATTTATTTGGGAACGATTTTATTGATAGTCTTTTTTCTTATTATTTTTAAAGGGTATCTTACGTTTTTTGAAAAGAAACCATTAGCTGCAGAGGTGATAATGGGACAAATCCAAGAAAACGGCGATGCCAATAAAAAGACAGAAAAGATAGATGAGGGCAATAAGCAAGCAGGAAAAAGAATTACAGTGATTGGAGATTCTGTTATTCTTGATGCTGCTCCTTATTTAAAAGAAATGATTCCTGGAATAGTGATTGATGGCAAAGTAGGTAGGCAAATGGTACAAGCGCAACACGTAATCGATAACCTACAACTAGAAGGAAAATTAGGAGAAACAGTTGTGATTGAACTTGGGACAAATGGATCCTTTCATTCTAATCAATTACGTAATGTATTAGAATCCCTTCAGGATAAGAAACGAGTTTTTATTGTAAACACTCGTGTTCCAAGAGATTGGCAAGATATTGTAAATAGGAATATTACAGAGATCGCTAATGAATTTGCTAACACAACACTTATTGATTGGTATTCAGCAAGTGAAGGGAAAGAGGATTACTTTTATGAAGATGGAGTGCATTTAAGTGCAACAGGAGCGAAGATTTATGCATCCATTATTGCAAATAGAATAAAAGAACAATAG
- a CDS encoding WD40 repeat domain-containing protein, whose translation MKSNRLMRWIGIALFIIIILSGCTIGKRSETIIIPSKHENITIEQESHSFQVETIYRLPKPVYLLGWKDSGSVVGIFQEKGASENITNEIQQMKFPYEEVESLQKIDNNMVDLILSPNGKKVAQVSTQATAKLLKLISLDKSEEVKITSGEEIFLQDITWSNNGQYLCFLTISPLQKNQAQIGVYDTISKSSQTYNLENFDKRGTLIGLSISDDGKNLVLSLLQNSNSSIAIVTIHNNQVQIQYERQTGSSQSAWLNNNQVVFLGTDQTLYEYDLRNDEVSILLEKVDNFEFSRNGKKIAYSLIDQDSTFAGALQGKNILYQEPIYHGLSVSEMKWSPDDKKLLLSGRKTYTPKQSSLLEEEAVIIDFK comes from the coding sequence ATGAAGAGCAATCGACTGATGAGGTGGATCGGAATAGCTTTATTTATTATTATTATTTTGTCTGGGTGTACGATAGGGAAAAGATCGGAAACGATTATTATTCCTAGTAAGCATGAGAATATTACAATAGAGCAGGAAAGTCACTCCTTCCAAGTCGAGACCATATATCGTCTTCCTAAGCCAGTTTACTTGTTAGGTTGGAAGGATAGTGGCTCAGTTGTGGGAATATTTCAGGAGAAAGGTGCTTCAGAGAATATTACAAATGAAATTCAGCAAATGAAATTTCCGTATGAAGAAGTGGAGAGTCTCCAAAAGATTGATAATAATATGGTAGACTTAATATTGTCGCCAAATGGAAAAAAAGTAGCACAAGTAAGCACTCAAGCAACGGCAAAGTTATTAAAGTTAATTTCACTTGATAAGAGTGAGGAGGTTAAAATTACTTCAGGGGAAGAAATATTCCTTCAGGATATTACATGGTCTAACAATGGTCAGTATCTTTGCTTTCTTACTATCAGTCCGCTTCAGAAGAATCAAGCCCAAATTGGCGTCTATGACACTATTTCGAAAAGCTCCCAAACATATAATCTCGAAAATTTTGATAAAAGGGGAACTTTAATTGGACTGAGTATTTCGGATGATGGAAAAAATTTAGTACTGTCTCTGCTGCAAAATAGTAATAGTTCTATCGCTATAGTAACTATTCATAATAATCAAGTCCAGATTCAGTATGAGCGCCAGACTGGAAGTAGTCAGAGTGCATGGTTAAACAATAATCAGGTTGTGTTTCTTGGTACGGATCAAACATTATATGAATATGATCTTCGAAATGATGAAGTGTCTATCTTATTGGAAAAGGTAGATAACTTCGAGTTCTCAAGAAACGGAAAAAAGATTGCTTACTCTCTAATTGATCAAGACAGTACTTTTGCTGGGGCGTTGCAAGGGAAAAATATTCTTTATCAAGAACCAATTTATCATGGGCTGTCGGTTTCCGAAATGAAGTGGAGCCCTGATGATAAAAAACTTTTGTTATCTGGAAGAAAAACATATACCCCAAAACAAAGTTCTCTATTAGAGGAAGAAGCAGTTATTATTGATTTTAAATGA
- a CDS encoding AraC family transcriptional regulator, translating into MLSNNPLTTYRTYFFRFPEKQQQRIAGIYTLGWEKRNSASYYWDGLKRSEKGKIIFQYTLQGEGEIIIQDQKVRLKPGYAFFVNIPSDHTYYLPKDSQEWEFIHITLYGEEVWRSYHEIVKEHGNILRLDDNAYPNQLIFKLFDKAVHEEIKDAFESSSLAYTFIMELKRYLMHTSHSNKTIPESISNAVRYIQHNYANPIILDDIVEASGLSKYHFSRLFQSIMQITPMNFLTRIRLNKAIELMKQQDLTIEEIALRVGYSNGNYFTKVFRSIIGVSPGKYRNSENFVPFDEVIGPSSLFH; encoded by the coding sequence TTGCTGTCAAATAATCCATTAACTACTTATCGCACTTACTTTTTTCGTTTTCCTGAAAAGCAACAACAACGAATAGCAGGTATTTATACGTTAGGATGGGAGAAAAGGAATAGTGCTTCCTATTATTGGGATGGGCTTAAACGATCAGAGAAGGGGAAGATTATTTTTCAATATACATTGCAAGGAGAAGGAGAAATCATCATTCAAGATCAGAAAGTTCGCTTAAAGCCCGGATACGCTTTTTTCGTCAATATCCCTAGTGATCATACCTATTATCTTCCAAAGGATAGTCAAGAGTGGGAGTTTATTCATATCACTTTATATGGGGAAGAAGTGTGGAGAAGCTATCATGAAATAGTGAAAGAGCATGGAAATATTCTTCGTTTGGACGATAACGCCTATCCAAATCAGCTTATTTTTAAGCTTTTTGATAAAGCGGTTCATGAAGAAATTAAAGATGCCTTTGAATCTTCTTCCCTTGCCTATACATTCATCATGGAGCTTAAACGCTATCTAATGCATACAAGCCATTCCAATAAAACCATACCAGAATCGATATCCAATGCCGTGCGCTACATTCAACATAATTATGCAAATCCAATCATTTTAGATGATATTGTCGAAGCATCCGGACTTAGCAAATATCATTTTTCCAGACTTTTTCAGTCCATTATGCAAATCACCCCTATGAATTTCCTAACAAGAATCCGGTTAAATAAAGCCATTGAATTAATGAAACAACAGGACTTAACCATTGAAGAAATTGCCTTACGAGTCGGTTACTCCAATGGAAACTATTTCACCAAGGTGTTCCGCTCCATCATCGGCGTGTCTCCTGGAAAGTATCGAAACAGCGAGAATTTCGTGCCCTTTGATGAGGTTATTGGACCGAGTTCTCTTTTTCATTAA
- a CDS encoding LCP family protein has protein sequence MGNLIKQRKINLKRIVLFVVGFLLIMGGTVSYAIYQKVDKSVDNMYEPLQKDSLQQGEDVSIKDRKPRTFLLLGVDERPNDIGRSDTMLLVAVNPDKKKTTIVSIPRDTRVFNTLKNRYTKINAAYVYGGVEGSVKTVEQFLNVPIDYYIKVNMEGFKDIVDTVGGVTVNNPFDFTLEGVHLSKGKQHLNGKEALKYVRMRKEDPRGDFGRQQRQREVLNQVIDEGTKISSITSYPKLLKVLENNVKTNLTFDQILDAQRAYKPAIQTIEELEMEGKGEKIDGIWYYTVTEETRAELSETLKTQLSTNENSTSINND, from the coding sequence ATGGGAAATTTAATCAAACAAAGAAAGATAAACTTAAAAAGGATTGTTTTATTTGTTGTAGGGTTTTTATTAATTATGGGTGGCACAGTCAGTTATGCCATTTATCAAAAGGTAGATAAATCAGTTGATAACATGTATGAGCCTTTGCAAAAAGATAGTCTGCAACAGGGGGAGGACGTCAGTATAAAAGATCGTAAACCAAGAACATTTTTATTATTAGGCGTTGATGAACGTCCAAATGATATCGGGCGTTCTGATACCATGTTATTAGTAGCGGTTAATCCAGACAAAAAAAAGACAACAATTGTGAGTATTCCACGCGACACAAGAGTTTTTAACACATTGAAAAATCGCTATACTAAAATAAATGCAGCTTATGTGTACGGTGGAGTAGAGGGTTCTGTCAAAACAGTTGAGCAGTTTTTAAATGTCCCTATAGACTATTATATTAAGGTGAATATGGAGGGATTTAAAGATATAGTGGATACGGTCGGCGGTGTTACAGTTAATAATCCGTTTGACTTTACACTTGAAGGTGTGCATTTATCAAAGGGAAAACAACATTTGAATGGAAAAGAAGCGCTTAAGTATGTTCGAATGCGGAAAGAGGATCCACGAGGAGATTTTGGTCGGCAGCAGAGGCAACGAGAGGTACTAAATCAAGTTATTGATGAAGGAACAAAGATATCCTCGATAACAAGCTATCCTAAATTACTGAAAGTACTAGAGAACAATGTGAAGACAAACTTAACGTTTGATCAAATATTGGATGCACAGAGAGCCTATAAACCAGCAATCCAAACAATAGAAGAATTAGAAATGGAAGGGAAAGGGGAGAAAATAGATGGCATCTGGTATTATACGGTAACAGAAGAAACTAGAGCGGAATTATCAGAAACATTGAAAACTCAACTTTCAACGAATGAAAATTCCACTTCTATAAATAATGACTGA
- a CDS encoding carbohydrate ABC transporter permease, with translation MLKRESVRDKVFVVVNYTLLAIIACLMIYPLIYVLSASFSNPARTVLGDIWLFPKELTVDLYVKVFQNEKILIGYRNTIIYTVFGTFINLLFSVMIAYPLSRKDFYGRNMITVFIMITMFFSGGMIPTYLLVKDLGMLDTIWAIVLPGAVSVYNVIIMRTFFQSIPNELHEAASIDGCGNISFLLKIVMPLSMPIIAVMTLFYGVGHWNAYFDSLIYLNDESKFPLQLYLRQMLIQEDMSGMSSASDNAISEHLMQIEGLKYAVVIVASLPMLVLYPFLQKYFVKGVMIGSIKG, from the coding sequence ATGTTAAAAAGAGAAAGTGTTCGAGACAAAGTGTTTGTGGTGGTAAATTATACCCTTTTAGCAATAATTGCCTGTCTAATGATTTATCCATTAATTTACGTGTTAAGTGCATCATTTAGTAATCCAGCACGTACGGTTTTAGGGGATATTTGGCTATTCCCGAAAGAGCTGACAGTAGATTTGTATGTGAAGGTATTTCAAAATGAAAAAATCTTAATCGGCTATCGAAATACTATTATCTACACAGTGTTTGGAACATTTATTAATTTATTGTTTTCCGTTATGATTGCTTACCCTTTATCACGGAAAGATTTTTACGGACGAAATATGATTACTGTTTTTATTATGATTACAATGTTTTTCAGCGGGGGCATGATTCCTACCTACTTATTAGTGAAGGATTTAGGAATGCTGGATACAATTTGGGCAATTGTTTTACCTGGCGCCGTTTCGGTTTATAACGTGATTATTATGAGGACATTTTTTCAAAGTATCCCAAATGAACTGCATGAGGCAGCATCCATTGATGGATGTGGAAATATATCCTTTCTGCTGAAGATTGTCATGCCGTTATCAATGCCCATTATCGCCGTAATGACATTGTTTTATGGAGTGGGGCACTGGAATGCCTACTTTGATTCCCTTATTTATTTAAATGATGAAAGCAAATTTCCATTGCAGCTTTATTTAAGACAAATGCTGATTCAAGAGGATATGTCTGGCATGTCGAGTGCAAGTGACAATGCCATTTCAGAGCATTTAATGCAAATTGAAGGACTTAAATACGCAGTAGTTATTGTAGCAAGTTTGCCTATGTTAGTGCTTTATCCATTTCTGCAAAAATATTTTGTAAAAGGTGTCATGATTGGTTCAATAAAGGGATAA
- a CDS encoding extracellular solute-binding protein: MVKFKRRKLITVTTALVMSASLLAGCQKSASSDKKENKVTTESVDNVNKEGFPIVKEPIDLTFFTGKYEPNLDDYEETLVFKTYQEKSGVNVTFNEVPFATLTEKRNLALASGEYPDVFYSSRIPSADLYKYGKQGIFMPLNDLIEEYAPNIKAAMDKHPDIKKGLTMPDGNIYSLPSYYSPEFLPMLIGKPIWIKGEWLEKLGMDEPKTIDEFYQYLKAVKETDLNGNGKKDEIPLSATSIAQIMDSIKGSWGVGTRGLGHKFVDVDPETNELRFFRTDDRFKEVLEFIHKLNKEGLIDGEIYTMDDNKLNAKGSQGILGTAIVPNPETVFTNQKDYIGLGGLKGPHGDTLYSHVKSPLVHVGAFAITDKNKNPQATIRWIDYFFGEEGATLQFMGVEGETYEKNGDGKPQFTEKITNNPDGLTFDQALTPYVTWMGGSYPGYVQEKYFGGSEALPSSVAVGDKVQPDAPKEIWNGFNYTDDELKFKLATGTDLETFINETEAAFIAGDKDFSEWDQYVEQVKQMGQDQYLEVEKAAHDRYQAN, translated from the coding sequence ATGGTTAAGTTCAAAAGAAGGAAATTGATTACGGTGACAACAGCTTTAGTAATGAGTGCTTCCTTGCTAGCAGGGTGTCAAAAGAGCGCATCTTCTGATAAAAAGGAGAATAAAGTGACGACAGAGTCTGTTGACAATGTGAATAAAGAAGGATTTCCAATTGTCAAAGAACCGATCGATTTAACATTTTTCACAGGAAAATATGAACCGAATCTTGATGACTATGAAGAAACATTGGTGTTTAAAACATATCAGGAAAAGTCTGGCGTGAATGTGACCTTTAATGAGGTGCCTTTTGCAACGCTAACAGAGAAGCGAAACCTTGCTCTTGCAAGTGGTGAGTATCCAGATGTCTTCTATTCTTCGCGGATTCCATCAGCAGATCTCTATAAATACGGCAAGCAAGGAATTTTTATGCCGCTAAATGACTTGATTGAAGAATATGCACCAAATATTAAGGCTGCCATGGACAAGCATCCAGATATAAAGAAAGGTTTAACGATGCCGGACGGAAATATTTATTCACTCCCTTCTTACTATAGCCCGGAATTTTTGCCGATGCTTATTGGTAAACCAATTTGGATAAAAGGAGAATGGTTAGAAAAATTAGGGATGGATGAGCCGAAAACGATTGATGAATTTTATCAGTATTTAAAGGCTGTAAAGGAAACAGATCTTAATGGAAATGGCAAAAAGGATGAGATTCCATTAAGTGCGACAAGTATTGCCCAAATTATGGACTCGATTAAAGGCTCTTGGGGTGTTGGCACAAGAGGATTAGGTCATAAATTTGTCGATGTGGATCCAGAAACAAATGAATTAAGATTTTTCCGCACAGACGACCGTTTTAAAGAAGTGCTCGAATTTATTCATAAATTGAATAAAGAAGGACTGATTGACGGAGAGATTTATACGATGGATGACAATAAATTGAATGCGAAAGGCTCGCAAGGAATTTTAGGAACAGCGATCGTTCCGAATCCAGAGACAGTCTTCACTAATCAGAAAGACTACATTGGTTTAGGCGGATTAAAGGGACCTCATGGTGATACATTATACAGTCATGTGAAATCACCTCTTGTACATGTTGGAGCATTTGCGATAACAGATAAAAATAAGAATCCGCAAGCGACTATTCGTTGGATTGATTATTTCTTCGGGGAAGAAGGGGCAACATTGCAATTTATGGGAGTAGAAGGAGAAACGTATGAAAAAAATGGCGATGGGAAACCTCAATTCACTGAAAAAATTACCAATAACCCAGATGGATTAACTTTTGACCAAGCTCTAACACCGTATGTTACCTGGATGGGAGGAAGTTATCCTGGGTATGTACAAGAAAAGTATTTTGGTGGATCAGAAGCTTTACCAAGCTCTGTAGCTGTTGGAGATAAAGTACAGCCAGATGCTCCAAAAGAAATCTGGAATGGTTTTAACTACACGGATGATGAGTTGAAATTCAAGCTAGCTACAGGAACTGATTTAGAAACATTTATCAATGAAACAGAAGCTGCATTCATTGCAGGAGATAAAGACTTTAGCGAATGGGATCAATATGTAGAGCAAGTAAAACAAATGGGGCAAGATCAATATTTAGAAGTAGAAAAAGCAGCTCATGACCGTTACCAAGCTAATTAA
- a CDS encoding alpha-glucosidase/alpha-galactosidase, which produces MSKITFLGAGSTIFAKNLLGDCMQVEALQGFEFALFDIDLERLNDSFMMLHQLKENLDANIAIHLYTDRKEALRGAKYVINAIQVGGYRPSTVIDFDIPKKYGLRQTIGDTVGIGGIFRSLRTVPVMFEFANDMEEVCPDAWLLNYTNPMAVLTGAMLRNTAIKTVGLCHSVQVCADRLLDALGMAKENVQWKIAGINHMAWLLEITQHGKDLYPEIKERAREKQKVLHSDKVRFELMERFGYYVTESSEHNAEYHPYFIKKNYPELIDYYHIPLDEYLRRCEKQIEGWEKRKAELVGNKHVTHKRTHEYGSYIIEAMETDNSIKIGGNVLNTGRLISNLPEKACVEVPCLVDASGILPTYVGDLPEQLAALNRTNINTQLLTIEAAITKKKEYIYQAALLDPHTASELSIDEIVQLCDELIEAHGDWLPAYS; this is translated from the coding sequence ATGTCGAAAATCACTTTTTTAGGAGCAGGGAGTACGATATTCGCCAAAAATCTACTAGGAGATTGTATGCAGGTAGAGGCATTGCAGGGATTTGAGTTTGCACTCTTTGATATTGATTTAGAGAGATTGAATGATTCATTTATGATGTTGCATCAATTAAAGGAAAATTTAGATGCAAATATAGCGATACATTTATACACAGATAGAAAAGAAGCTTTAAGAGGAGCTAAGTATGTTATTAATGCCATTCAAGTAGGGGGATATCGGCCAAGCACAGTTATTGATTTTGATATTCCGAAGAAATATGGACTGCGGCAAACGATTGGAGATACGGTTGGAATAGGAGGCATCTTTCGCAGCTTAAGAACTGTACCAGTTATGTTTGAGTTTGCAAATGATATGGAGGAGGTGTGCCCTGACGCTTGGCTGTTGAACTATACGAATCCTATGGCTGTGTTAACAGGGGCGATGTTAAGGAACACCGCTATTAAAACCGTTGGATTGTGTCATAGTGTGCAGGTATGTGCCGATCGTTTATTAGATGCATTGGGAATGGCTAAGGAGAATGTCCAATGGAAGATTGCGGGGATAAATCATATGGCTTGGTTGCTTGAAATAACACAGCACGGCAAAGATTTATATCCAGAAATTAAAGAAAGGGCAAGGGAGAAGCAGAAGGTCCTTCATTCGGATAAGGTACGTTTTGAATTGATGGAGCGATTTGGCTATTACGTTACGGAGTCATCGGAACATAACGCCGAATATCATCCATACTTTATAAAGAAGAATTATCCTGAACTAATAGACTATTACCATATCCCGCTAGATGAGTATTTACGCCGCTGTGAAAAACAAATAGAAGGATGGGAAAAACGAAAAGCGGAGTTAGTTGGAAATAAACATGTCACTCATAAACGCACCCATGAATATGGTTCCTACATCATCGAAGCAATGGAAACAGACAACTCTATTAAAATAGGCGGAAATGTGCTGAATACAGGTAGATTGATTAGTAACTTGCCAGAAAAGGCATGTGTAGAGGTTCCTTGTTTGGTGGATGCAAGCGGGATTCTCCCGACCTATGTAGGAGATCTGCCAGAGCAATTAGCTGCACTAAATCGCACAAATATTAATACACAACTACTAACAATCGAAGCTGCCATCACGAAAAAGAAAGAGTATATCTACCAGGCTGCATTGTTAGATCCCCATACAGCTTCTGAACTGTCCATTGATGAAATCGTACAATTATGTGATGAATTAATTGAAGCACATGGTGATTGGCTGCCTGCTTATTCTTAA